From a single Nostoc edaphicum CCNP1411 genomic region:
- the tsaB gene encoding tRNA (adenosine(37)-N6)-threonylcarbamoyltransferase complex dimerization subunit type 1 TsaB → MTTQLKHLTTTKYALSLHTTTPELGLAISNFAGDTRSQVWNLGRDLSSLIHQYLIEFIKPQTWEDLSFIAVAKGPGGFTGTRIGVVTARTLGQQLNIPVFAISTLAAVAWAEAGKSQNLKTIAVEMPAQRGQIFAAIYQFEPDTSKLRVCLSDRVLTPEAWQETLANWNTNYHLIKAQSGLAATVTSILELANLDWQEGKFPNWSEALPYYGQHPVQDA, encoded by the coding sequence TTGACCACACAACTAAAACACCTCACAACCACAAAATACGCTTTATCACTGCACACTACCACTCCCGAATTAGGGCTAGCAATTAGTAATTTTGCAGGCGATACTCGCTCTCAAGTTTGGAATTTGGGGCGTGATTTATCTAGCCTAATACATCAATATTTAATTGAATTTATCAAACCGCAAACTTGGGAAGATTTGTCATTTATCGCTGTGGCAAAAGGCCCTGGCGGCTTTACAGGAACTCGAATTGGCGTTGTTACTGCTCGGACTTTAGGGCAACAGTTAAATATTCCTGTATTTGCGATTTCAACTTTGGCTGCGGTAGCTTGGGCAGAAGCAGGCAAAAGTCAAAATCTAAAAACTATTGCTGTGGAAATGCCAGCACAAAGAGGTCAAATTTTTGCTGCTATTTATCAGTTTGAGCCAGATACTTCTAAACTAAGAGTGTGTTTGTCAGATAGAGTATTGACACCAGAAGCATGGCAGGAAACTTTAGCCAATTGGAACACTAATTATCATTTGATTAAAGCTCAATCTGGGTTAGCAGCGACAGTGACAAGTATTTTAGAACTAGCTAATCTCGATTGGCAAGAGGGCAAATTTCCTAATTGGTCAGAGGCTTTGCCATATTATGGGCAGCATCCAGTACAGGATGCATAG
- a CDS encoding NB-ARC domain-containing protein, whose product MTKFRGGSSPYGRVRGVILSPLGWQRFQAAKGQAEAKETWGKHLTQEELSDRTGLSLNTLARIFKRELGIDRQSLEYLFRAFGLELTKTDFASPITPLDALSMQRANPQQDWDNAADVSVFYGRETELAQLWQWIISEQCRVVGLLGIGGIGKSTIAIKAALQMQAEFEMVVWRSLCNAPPLDELLTSILKFFMPIQGEDPVIPTTLNEKFSKLMQYLRSHRCLLILDNVEILLHSEQVGQWRLGYEDYGQLLRTIGETPHKSCLLLTSREKPREIALMSDEDGVVRSLLLSGLTPDDGRAIFRKKGAFTGSEAEWNTLINYYGGNPLALKLVASATLDLFNGSIAEVLTYLDRGISIFEDIRDLLGRQFDRLPNNEQRAMFWQAIHREPVSIAEIRENVVDLVCQQSVPNLINSLLRRSLLEKTDKLFFLQPVVMEFVTERFIQQVCREFETSQIDFLRTHALLRVQAKDYVRETQLRLIVQPVIERLLSRFGSVSAIEARARQLLMQRQKSGYVAGNLINLLVQLQVDLCGSNFSGLVVQQADLRQVNLAGVNFQNADLSKSIFSETLGIAISIDISPDGQIVAVGDSNGLVYLWHITTTQLLATFEGHTGWVWSIAFSPDGKTLASCSSDASVRLWDVQSSQCLRIFTGHIGCVWSVSFSPNGQRLASGGDDQTVRVWNLQGQCLHILQGHTKNVYSVHFSPDNQTLASGSKDTSIRLWDVVNGNCLGVLQGHTDGVRCVRYSPDGQLLASGSHDRSIRLWSGQLHKGDRQSKPHVKVLHGHTNWVWSIAFSPNGDILASGSDDGTLRFWNLQDEQCINVISGDTNEVFAIAISGDGQLLASATQDQTVRLWNLQSGQSLKTLRGYNSGIRSLSLSPNGQMFASGSQDEAIHLWHLQVDNNLPPRPYKTFYKATNWASSVSFSPDGQTLATNGQDRLSISVWDVQTGHLNQWSSGHTEPVKAVLFNPKGQTLASSSYDRTVRLWDVQTHKCLWVLRGHESGVWPIAFDPSGQRLASGSFDHTIRLWDLQTGECLRILQGHAGGLYAVVFDPSGQRLASGSFDHTIRLWDLQTGKCLRVLQGHTGGVWTLAISPDGQTLASGSNDQTIRLWNLQTGQCLQVLQEHTRWIASVVFSFDGQILLSGSHDRTIKLWDVTTGRCIKTLMADRLYEGMNIKGATGLTEAQKDTLKALGGIEH is encoded by the coding sequence GTGACAAAATTTAGGGGCGGTAGCTCCCCTTATGGGCGAGTGAGAGGAGTAATTTTATCGCCTCTGGGGTGGCAGCGATTTCAAGCAGCAAAGGGGCAGGCAGAAGCTAAAGAAACCTGGGGCAAGCACCTCACACAGGAAGAACTTAGCGATCGCACTGGACTTTCTCTCAATACCCTCGCCCGGATCTTCAAGCGTGAACTAGGGATAGATCGCCAGTCCTTAGAATATCTCTTCCGAGCATTTGGGCTGGAATTAACCAAGACAGATTTCGCATCCCCCATTACGCCATTAGACGCATTGTCAATGCAACGAGCAAATCCCCAACAAGATTGGGACAATGCTGCGGATGTATCGGTGTTTTATGGTCGTGAAACAGAACTGGCGCAACTATGGCAGTGGATAATTTCTGAGCAGTGCCGCGTTGTTGGCTTACTGGGGATTGGTGGCATTGGCAAAAGTACGATCGCCATTAAAGCGGCGCTACAAATGCAGGCAGAATTTGAAATGGTGGTTTGGCGAAGTCTCTGCAATGCGCCACCGTTGGATGAACTTTTAACCAGCATACTGAAATTTTTCATGCCGATTCAGGGGGAAGATCCTGTTATTCCCACCACGCTGAATGAAAAATTCTCTAAATTGATGCAGTATTTGCGATCGCATCGTTGTCTATTGATTCTGGATAATGTCGAAATTCTTCTGCATAGCGAACAGGTGGGACAGTGGCGACTCGGCTATGAAGATTACGGACAATTGCTGAGAACAATTGGAGAAACTCCCCACAAAAGTTGTTTGTTGCTGACAAGTCGCGAAAAACCACGGGAAATTGCCCTGATGTCAGATGAAGATGGCGTAGTGCGATCGCTACTTTTGAGTGGACTCACACCCGACGATGGACGCGCCATCTTCCGAAAAAAAGGAGCGTTTACGGGTTCAGAAGCAGAATGGAATACCTTAATTAATTATTATGGTGGCAACCCCCTAGCGCTGAAACTGGTCGCATCTGCCACCCTAGATTTATTTAACGGCAGCATTGCAGAGGTTTTAACTTATCTCGATCGGGGAATTTCTATATTTGAAGACATCCGCGATCTGCTCGGTCGTCAGTTCGATCGCTTACCCAATAACGAACAGAGAGCGATGTTCTGGCAAGCGATTCATCGTGAGCCAGTCTCGATTGCAGAAATCCGCGAAAATGTTGTCGATCTTGTCTGTCAGCAGAGCGTACCCAATTTAATTAACTCACTGCTGAGGCGATCGTTGCTCGAAAAAACGGATAAGTTATTTTTCTTGCAACCAGTTGTGATGGAATTTGTCACTGAACGATTCATTCAGCAGGTTTGTAGAGAATTTGAGACTTCTCAAATTGACTTTCTGCGAACTCATGCCTTGCTTCGAGTCCAGGCAAAAGATTATGTGCGAGAAACGCAATTGCGGCTAATTGTGCAACCTGTAATTGAACGACTCCTGTCTCGTTTTGGGAGTGTGTCAGCAATTGAGGCCAGAGCAAGACAACTATTGATGCAGCGCCAAAAATCAGGATATGTCGCAGGCAACCTGATCAATCTTTTGGTACAGCTGCAAGTGGATTTGTGTGGTTCTAACTTTTCTGGGCTGGTGGTGCAGCAAGCCGACTTACGGCAGGTTAATTTGGCAGGGGTCAATTTTCAAAATGCCGATTTAAGCAAGTCCATCTTTTCAGAGACATTAGGGATTGCAATCTCCATCGACATCAGCCCAGACGGTCAAATCGTCGCAGTCGGCGATTCAAACGGCTTGGTGTATCTTTGGCATATTACTACGACTCAACTATTAGCTACCTTTGAAGGACACACTGGTTGGGTGTGGTCGATTGCTTTTAGCCCCGATGGCAAAACATTAGCTAGCTGTAGTAGTGATGCTTCGGTGCGGTTGTGGGATGTCCAAAGCAGTCAGTGTTTGCGGATCTTTACGGGACATATCGGGTGTGTCTGGTCAGTGAGCTTTAGTCCTAACGGTCAACGATTAGCCAGTGGCGGCGACGATCAAACGGTGCGAGTGTGGAATTTACAGGGGCAATGTCTTCATATTTTACAGGGACACACGAAAAATGTTTACTCGGTTCACTTCTCTCCTGACAATCAAACCTTAGCTAGTGGTAGTAAGGATACCTCCATTCGGCTTTGGGATGTCGTGAATGGTAACTGCCTGGGGGTATTACAAGGGCATACCGATGGAGTTCGTTGTGTACGCTACAGCCCCGATGGTCAATTGCTGGCTAGTGGAAGTCACGATCGCTCTATTCGCCTGTGGAGTGGGCAGCTTCACAAAGGCGATCGTCAATCAAAGCCTCATGTCAAGGTATTGCATGGACACACCAATTGGGTTTGGAGCATTGCGTTTAGCCCGAATGGTGATATTTTGGCGAGTGGAAGTGACGATGGGACTCTCCGCTTTTGGAATCTCCAAGATGAACAATGTATCAACGTTATTAGCGGTGATACCAACGAAGTTTTTGCAATTGCCATCAGTGGCGACGGGCAACTATTGGCAAGTGCAACTCAAGACCAAACGGTGCGGCTGTGGAATCTACAAAGCGGGCAAAGCCTGAAAACGTTACGCGGATACAATAGTGGTATTCGCTCCCTGAGCCTCAGCCCCAATGGTCAAATGTTCGCCAGTGGCAGTCAGGATGAAGCGATCCACCTGTGGCATTTGCAGGTTGATAACAATTTACCACCACGTCCCTACAAAACTTTCTACAAAGCGACCAATTGGGCTTCATCTGTAAGCTTTAGCCCCGATGGTCAAACTTTGGCGACTAATGGACAGGATCGCTTATCGATTTCAGTCTGGGATGTGCAAACAGGACATCTCAATCAATGGTCATCAGGTCATACTGAACCTGTGAAGGCAGTTCTCTTCAATCCAAAGGGGCAAACTCTGGCAAGCAGTAGTTACGATCGCACCGTGCGACTGTGGGATGTGCAGACTCATAAGTGTTTGTGGGTGCTGCGTGGTCATGAAAGCGGTGTTTGGCCGATCGCCTTCGATCCTAGCGGTCAACGGCTGGCAAGTGGCAGTTTTGACCACACCATTCGTCTTTGGGATCTGCAAACCGGGGAATGTCTGCGGATATTACAGGGTCACGCTGGTGGACTTTACGCAGTGGTCTTCGATCCTAGCGGTCAACGGCTGGCAAGTGGCAGTTTTGACCACACCATTCGTCTTTGGGATCTACAAACCGGAAAATGTCTGCGGGTATTGCAGGGACATACAGGTGGTGTTTGGACTCTTGCCATCAGCCCAGATGGTCAAACTTTGGCAAGTGGTAGTAACGATCAAACTATTCGACTATGGAATCTACAAACAGGGCAATGCCTTCAGGTCTTGCAAGAACATACACGTTGGATTGCTTCGGTGGTATTTAGCTTTGATGGTCAAATTTTATTAAGTGGCAGTCACGATCGCACAATTAAACTGTGGGATGTGACAACAGGACGCTGTATCAAAACGTTGATGGCTGATCGCCTTTATGAAGGGATGAATATCAAAGGAGCAACGGGATTAACTGAAGCTCAAAAAGATACCCTGAAAGCT
- a CDS encoding DUF2809 domain-containing protein: protein MFIFNQKYFYFTVALFLIEVCIAVFVNDSFIRPFIGDVLVVILIYCFVRAFFNIHSSIVALSVFAFSCTIEILQYFNFVNNLGLQKYKILAVALGSVFDWKDIIAYAIGTITVLWLENRT from the coding sequence ATGTTTATCTTCAATCAAAAATATTTTTACTTCACAGTTGCATTATTTTTAATAGAGGTATGTATTGCTGTTTTTGTAAATGATAGTTTTATCCGTCCTTTCATTGGTGATGTTTTAGTAGTTATACTAATTTATTGCTTTGTCAGAGCCTTTTTCAATATACACTCATCCATCGTCGCTTTATCAGTTTTTGCATTTTCTTGTACTATCGAAATACTTCAATATTTTAATTTTGTAAATAATTTAGGATTGCAAAAATATAAGATTCTGGCTGTTGCCTTGGGAAGTGTATTTGATTGGAAGGATATCATTGCTTATGCAATAGGTACTATAACAGTCCTATGGTTGGAAAATAGAACATGA